Below is a window of Sporosarcina ureae DNA.
TTAACGGTAGTATTTTAGAAGGTATTACGCGTAAGTCAGTTATCGAATTATTGATAGATTGGGATATCCCAGTAACAGAACGCAAAGTGTCGATCGAGGAAATTATGGAAGCTAATCGAGCAGGCACATTGGAAGAAGCATTCGGTACAGGAACGGCCGCTGTTATTTCTCCAATAGGTGAACTGTTCTTTGAAGGGGAAAAATGCGAGATCAATCATAATGAAATCGGTGAGCTTTCATTGAAGTTATACGAGACGATTACAGGCATTCAGACAGGCAAAGTGGAAGATCCGTTTAACTGGGTCGTGCCAGTAGACTAAGTTTCCTCACAAATAAGGTGGAATGGTCCGTGACAACTGCGTTGCTGTGAAGTACACTGTTAATAGTTTTGATTGAAGGGGAGTTTCCTGATGAACAAAAGTTTGATCGTTCTATTCCTGGCAGTACTGCTATTTACAGTGACAGGATGCGGAAAAACGTCTTCTGCCCCGTCGAGTGCGGAAGATTTAATGAAGAAAGCAGAACAAGCGATGGAAGAGTTGCAATCAGTTCATGCCAATATCGCGTATGATGAAAGTAGCGTCACATCCGATCCTGCAAAACGTACAAGCAAAAATGTACAAATACAGGCGGATATTGAACAGAATCCACTGAAGAGTTCAGAGGAAGTCGTCTGGAAAATTCCAAAACAAGGCGCGAAAAACATTCAATTATTCCGCCAAGGTACTCAATTGGCTATGCAAGAGACATTTGAAGAAGAGAAAAGCGAATGGCTAGAGTTAACAGAAGCGCAGCGTGCAGAATTGCTCGGTGTGTGGGTGCCGTTCGTCTCTCCAGTAATGGACTTCTCGCTATTAGAACCGTTCCTGCATGACGCAGAACTAGAAAAGATTGATTACGGCTATGCTATACAGTTTTCTTTATCGCCTGCTGATTATCGTCAGTTGATGGAAATCGTATCCGTGAATAGTCCGCAACCTGAGAAATTTGTCCATACGCATGGAGGATTTCCTGTAGTGGAGAAGCTCGACGTAGAGCTAACGGTTAATGAAAAGACGATGTTTGTCACAGGGATGAAGATGTCAGCAAATGTCACAAGTTATTTCGAGCGAGATTATATCCGTTATAAACAAAAACTCGATGCAAAGTATAGTTATTTTAATGATATCGATGCGATTTCCACACCGAAAGATGCAGCGATGTTCGAGTAAGATAAAAAAATCCACGCTGACCTACTACAGGTTGGCGTGGGTTTTTGTCGTTTCGAGCTATATCCCTAACGTGGATTCTTTTTTCCCTTAAATGATTGAAGACGTTTGTGAATGGCCGCCATTCTCGTTTCGTCACCTGCTTCTACAGGGGTGTAGAACTTAGAATGTACTAAGCTGTCAGGCAAGTATTGTTGGTCTGTCCACCCACCGAATGTGCCAACTGGTGTTGCGTGTGGATAAACATAGCCACCATGACCGAGTGCAGCAGATCCGCTGTAGTGTGTGTCGCGTAAATGCATGGGGATTTCACCGGTTGGTTTTTCATGCAATGTTTTCGTGGCAGCATCGATCGCTTTATAAGCAGAGTTTGACTTCGAAGCTAAACACATCTCTATAATGGCTGTTGCAAGTGGAATGCGTGCTTCAGGCATGCCGAGACGCTGTGCGGCATCTGTAGCCGCGAGAACTCGGCTCCCAACTTCCGGCGCTGCCAATCCAATATCTTCATAACTCATGACGAGCATACGTCTAGTAACAGCAGTCAAGTCGCCGATTTCAAGTAATTGTGCCAAATAATAAAGCGCCGCATCGACATCACTTCCGCGTACACTTTTTTGTAAAGCGGATAATAAATTAAAGTGATGCGATCCCTTTTTATCACCTAGTAAACTAATTCTAGTTAATAATTGTGCGAGCAATGCATCTTCTATAATAATCTTGCCGTCTTCTTCGTCACTAGCAGCAAGTAATGATTCGAGAAACGTTAAAGCTTTTCGTGCATCCCCATTCACGCCTTCTGAGATTTTCTCCAGTTGTTCTGTAGTGATGTCGATTGTTTGCTTACCGAGTCCTTTTTTCTCGTCTTTCAACGTGCGCTCGAGTAATTCCAGTAAATCTTTTGGCTGCAATCGTTTCAATTGGACGATTTCCCCGCAGCGCGAACGAATAGCGGGATTGACATCGTGGAATGGGTTTTCCGTTGTCGCACCAATCAAGACGATCGAACCGCTTTCTACGTGAGGAAGCAGTGTATCTTGTTGCAATTTATTGAAACGATGAATTTCATCTAAGAATAACAATACTTTACCTGTCATTCGTGCCTCTTTCACTACATCTTCTACATCTTTCTTGCCAGCCACAGTCGCATTCAACGCAATAAATGGTAGTTTGGACGTACCCGCGATTGCGTAGGCTAACGACGTTTTTCCGATACCTGGTTCACCATATAATAAAAGAGAAGGGACATGCCCGTTCTTGATCATCCGATATAAGGGAGTATTTTTGCCGATGACGTGGTCTTGTCCGATCACTTCATCAATCGTCTCAGGCCGCATACGAAAAGCCAAAGGTTCATTATGCATGTACATCCTCCTAGCGTACGTTTGTTCTTTCATTATACCGTAAAACATTAGTGAAGTCATTTGCAAGAACCAGTGATACAATTATGCTATACTGATTTCAGCAATTTTAGTAAAGGACGATGCCCAATGAAAATATCCACCAAAGGACGATACGGACTTACAGTAATAGTAGAATTAGGACGGAAATATGGAGAGGGTCCTGTGCCTTTGCGTAAAATCGCAGAAGAACAAAATCTCTCTGAAGCATATCTGGAACAACTGATCCCGCCTTTACGCAACAGCGGAATGGTGAAAAGTGTTCGCGGTGCCTACGGTGGCTATAAACTCGCAAAAGATCCATCCGAGATTATGGCAGGGGACGTCATTCGTTTGCTTGAAGGGCCGATCCAATTAGTCGAAGGACTCGATGACGATGATATTCCGCAACGCGAACTATGGAAACGAATCGGAGACGCCATCCGAGGGGTATTGGATCATACGACGATTAGAGACTTAATTGAATTTGAAGATACGTCGACTGCTGATGAATACATGTTCTATATTTAAAGGAGTTTAGTTATGAAACCAGCTATATATTTAGACTATGCCGCTACGACACCGATGCATCCAGCTGTATTGGAGAGATTTACTACTGCGCTACATGATACATATGGTAATCCTTCAAGTACGCATCAATTTGGCCGACACGCAAAGAAAGTGCTAGAAGAAGCACGTAAAACGCTAGCTTCTTCAATCCATGCATTCCCGAATGAAATCATTATTACTTCTGGAGGTACAGAAGCGGATAATTTGGCGATTTTTGGGTACGTACAGTCGTTGAATACAGACGGCAAACATATTATTACGACAGAAATTGAACATCACGCGGTATTAAACCCTTGTAAACAACTGGAGTCACAAGGCTATAAAGTGACGTATCTATCACCCGACCGTAATGGGGTCATTACAGCACAACAAGTTCAAGATGCGTTAACAGATGAAACCATTTTAGTGTCCGTTATGTTCGGTAACAATGAAGTAGGAACGATTCAACCGATTGCAGAAATCGGCGAGTTGCTCTCTACACATCCGGCTGCTTTTCACACAGACGCAGTGCAAGCTTACGGTACATGCCAACTGGACGTCGAAGAACTGCAAGTCGATTTCTTATCAGTTTCAGCTCATAAAGTGAATGGACCTAAAGGGGTCGGTTTCTTGTATCAACGAAATGGCAAGTTGTTGTCGAGCCAAGTACTCGGCGGGTCACAAGAGAAAAAACGTCGCGCAGGTACTGAAAATGTGCCAGCTATACTTGCATTTGCAGAAGCAGTCTCGATTGCTGAGCAAACGAAACTAGAAAAGCAAACAACGTATTCTATGTATAAACAAAAAATGGCGGATGTCTTTGAAACAAATCAAATCGATTTCCAACCGACTATTCCCCACGCAGTAGAATCTTTACCACATATTTATCATGTATCGTTTCCGGGTACCGATGTGGAGACGTTTTTGATGAGCTTGGATTTAGAAGGGGTAGCCGTATCAAGTGGTTCTGCTTGTACTGCAGGATCATTTGAACCGTCACATGTCGTAACGGCTATGTTTGGCACGGAATCAGATAAAGCTAGAAACTCGATCCGCATCAGTTTCGGCTATGACTTAGATGAATCTATTATAGAAGAAGCAGCCAATCGAATCGCAAAAGTAGTCAAACGACTAGTGAAATGAATTCAGTAAAGGATGAACAATATGACAACGAAAAAAGCACCTGCCGATACACGTGTAGTCATTGGAATGTCAGGCGGAGTGGACTCTTCGGTTGCGGCATTACTCTTAAAACAGCAAGGCTATGAAGTGATCGGAATCTTTATGAAAAACTGGGATGACACCGACGAATCCGGACATTGTACCGCGACAGAAGATTTTGAAGACGTACGCAGTGTTTGTGATCAGATCGGCATTCCGTATTACTCTGTGAATTTTGAAAAGCAATATTGGGATAAAGTATTTACGTATTTCTTGGATGAATATAAAAAAGGTCGCACACCGAATCCAGACGTCATGTGTAATAAAGAAATTAAATTCAAAGCATTCCTCGAACACGCAAAAAGTCTAGGTGCCGATTATTTGGCGACTGGACATTATGCACAAGTCGTAGAACGCGAAAACGGTGTAGCGATGCTCCGTGGTGTAGACAATAATAAAGATCAAACATACTTCTTGAATCAATTGACGCAAGAGCAACTACAGCAAGTAATGTTCCCTCTAGGTCATATGGAGAAAAGTGAAGTCCGTGAAATCGCAGAACAAGCAGGACTCGCAACAGCGAAGAAAAAAGATTCAACAGGAATCTGTTTCATCGGTGAGCGCAATTTCAAAGAATTCCTCGGAGAGTACTTACCTGCACGTCCAGGCGAGATGCAGACGATGGACGGAGTGAAGATGGGCAAGCACGACGGACTCATGTACCATACAATTGGGCAACGTCATGGTCTAGGAATTGGCGGAGCTGGAGAACCTTGGTTTGCGGTCGGTAAAGACTTGGAGCGCAATGTGTTGCTAGTTGAACAAGGCTTCTATCACGACACACTATTTTCAACGAGTTTACAAGCAACGGATATGAATATTTGTTCGCCGAAAGAATTACCGGAGACATTCACTTGTACAGCTAAGTTCCGTTATCGTCAACCGGACACTAAAGTAACGGTACAGCTGTCTGGTGACGAAGCCATTGTGACTTTTGATGAGCCTGTTCGTGCAGTCACGCCAGGACAAGCTGTCGTGCTGTATGACGGTGATGAGTGCCTAGGTGGCGGAACAATCAATGAAGTATTTAAAGACGGCAAGAAACTGACATACGTAGGATAAGGAGGCAATAGCATGTCGATTCATCAAAATGCGATTAAAGAAATGCAAGAAGGCAATTATGAGAAAGCGATCGAGCTTTTCATGAAAGCGGTAGAAGAAAATCCAGAAGAGCCTACAGGCTATATTAATATCGGAAATATTTTTGCGTCGCTTGGAGATGCTGAGCAGGCGGAACCGTTTTTCCAAAAAGCATTAACGCTTGACGAGAATGCAGGAACGGCTTTTTATGGACTGGCGAATCTATATTACAATCAAGAACGCTTTGAAGAGGCAGCAAAATTATATGAAAAAGCGATCAATACAGGATTGGACTCTGCCGATGCGTATTTCATGCTCGGTAAAAGTATGGAGCAAGCAGGTAATGACCGTTTAGCATTGCCGTACTTACAGCGTGCGGTAGAGCTGAATCAAGACGATCAAGAAATCGCATTGTCCTACGGGATTTTATTAGCGAAATTGGAGTTGTTTAAAGAAGCAAAGCCTGTATTCGAAGCTATTTTAGCAGTCACACCAGATCATGCGGATACTCACTATAATTTAGGTGTATTATACGCAGTTTCCACGGAAGATAAAGCGACTGCATTGTCTCATTTGGAACAAGCTTTCATTGCTGAACCAGACCATACACAAGCGCGTTATTTATTCGATATGATCAAGCTTGGAGAACAAGGCGAGTAATACATCTTCTAAAAAAAGGAGGGAACCCTTCGATGAGTGAAACAGCACCATATCTAATCGGTAGGCCGGTCGTGACGATTTTCCATAATACGACGAATCTATTTTCCATCGTCAAGTTAAAAGTCACTTCCACCAATACTGATTACCGCGACAGTGAAATAGTGATCAAAGGCTCTTTCCCTCCTCTCGTCGCGGAAGAAGATTACAAATTCACAGGACGACTCGTTAACCATCCAGTACATGGACAGCAGTTCGACGTGCAGACATTCTCAAAAGAGTTGCCTGCGACAGAGGCGGGTCTGATCCTGTACTTATCTGGTGATTTATTTCCTGGAATCGGGAAGAAAACAGCTAGTGATATCGTGAAGACACTCGGCAATAACGTCATCCAGAAAGTCCTTGAAGACCGCAGTGTACTGGATCAGATTCCGCGTTTGAGTGACGAACGGAAAGATACGCTCGTTTCAGTCTTGCAGGAGAATCTAGGTCTTGAACGTACTATGGTGCAACTCAATGAATGGGGCTTCGGTCCACAAGTGGCTATGCGTATATACCAAGCGTATCAAGATGATGCCATCACGATTCTGACAGAAAATCCATATCGTTTAATTAAAGAAATTGAAGGGATCGGCTTTCAACGTGCAGATGATCTCGCGAAGCAACTCGGGCTCGTAGGAGATCATCCTGCGCGTATTAAAGCAGCTGTTTATTACAGCGTACATAGTGAAGTACAGTCAGCAGGACATGTCTACGTAGAGTCAGGGGTGATCTTGCCTCAAGCGAAGCAGCTACTTGAATCGAGTCAGGCACATATTATCTCGTACGAATCGATCACCCAAGCCGTGATTGAACTCGTCGAAGAAGGCACACTGTCTGCTGAAATGCAGCGACTCTATTTACCCTCTCTTTATTTTTCGGAAATTGGGATTGCCGCTAAAGTCAATAAAATTCTCGAAAATGAAGTCGCGGAACAATTTCCCGCTTCTGAAATACGAAAAGCAATTGGTGAAATAGAGGAACGTTTGGAAGTGCAGTATGCCGAAACGCAAGTAGAAGCGATCGAACGCGCCCTTCATTCTTCATTACTCGTGCTAACAGGTGGACCCGGGACAGGTAAGACAACCGTCATAAGAGGTTTAGTTGAGGCGTACGCAGAACTGCATGGTATCTCACTTGACCTCGACGAATATGCACGTAAAAAAGAACCGTTTCCGATCATCTTGGCAGCCCCTACCGGACGCGCAGCGAAACGGATGTCCGAATCAACCGGATTACCTGCCATGACGATCCACCGCCTACTCGGATTTACGGGTCAGGACGCCGAAGAAGAGACGGAGCGGGAAGTGGATGGCAATCTCATCATCATTGACGAAACGTCCATGGTCGATACGTGGCTCATGCATCAGCTGTTAAAAGCTGTCCGCAATGATGCACAGTTATTATTCGTTGGAGATCAGGATCAACTACCTTCTGTAGGACCTGGTCAAGTGTTGCATGACTTCATGCAGTCAGGAAAAATTCCGGTCGTTGAACTGACCGATATTTTCCGGCAAAGTGAAGGCTCAACCATCATCGAAATGGCCCATATGATCAAGCAAAAAGAATGGACGATGGATGTTACAAAGAAGACGTCGGATCGGTCGTTTATTAAAGCGTCGAGTGATCAAATTTTGCCTGCAGTTAAACAAATCATTCAAAACGCCACATCCAAAGGGCATTCCATTAAAGATATTCAAGTGCTAGCGCCGATGTACAAAGGTCCAGCAGGCATAGATGGTTTGAATAAGATGATACAAGAAGTCACGAATCCACCTGCCGAAGGAAGAAAAGAAATGGTTTTCGGAGAAACGACGTATCGTGTCGGGGATAAAGTTCTGCAACTCGTCAATCAGCCGGAAAGTAATGTTTTCAATGGGGATATGGGAGAAGTCGTTGCGATCATGCTAGCGAAAGAAACGACTGACAAAAAAGCGATCATGGTCGTTTCGTACGACGGCAATGAAGTGCAATACGAGCGAAGCGACTTGAATCAGCTGACACTTGCGTATTGTTGTTCTATTCATAAATCCCAAGGTAGCGAATTTCCAATCGTTGTCATGCCGATCGTCAGAAGTCAGCGGAAAATGTTACGGCGTAATCTGCTGTACACAGGGATTACGCGTGCAAAGAACTTCTTAATACTTTGCGGTGAAGCAGAAGAATTTAAAGCAGGCATTGCGCGCACCGACGAAA
It encodes the following:
- a CDS encoding DUF6612 family protein, whose product is MNKSLIVLFLAVLLFTVTGCGKTSSAPSSAEDLMKKAEQAMEELQSVHANIAYDESSVTSDPAKRTSKNVQIQADIEQNPLKSSEEVVWKIPKQGAKNIQLFRQGTQLAMQETFEEEKSEWLELTEAQRAELLGVWVPFVSPVMDFSLLEPFLHDAELEKIDYGYAIQFSLSPADYRQLMEIVSVNSPQPEKFVHTHGGFPVVEKLDVELTVNEKTMFVTGMKMSANVTSYFERDYIRYKQKLDAKYSYFNDIDAISTPKDAAMFE
- a CDS encoding replication-associated recombination protein A, with product MHNEPLAFRMRPETIDEVIGQDHVIGKNTPLYRMIKNGHVPSLLLYGEPGIGKTSLAYAIAGTSKLPFIALNATVAGKKDVEDVVKEARMTGKVLLFLDEIHRFNKLQQDTLLPHVESGSIVLIGATTENPFHDVNPAIRSRCGEIVQLKRLQPKDLLELLERTLKDEKKGLGKQTIDITTEQLEKISEGVNGDARKALTFLESLLAASDEEDGKIIIEDALLAQLLTRISLLGDKKGSHHFNLLSALQKSVRGSDVDAALYYLAQLLEIGDLTAVTRRMLVMSYEDIGLAAPEVGSRVLAATDAAQRLGMPEARIPLATAIIEMCLASKSNSAYKAIDAATKTLHEKPTGEIPMHLRDTHYSGSAALGHGGYVYPHATPVGTFGGWTDQQYLPDSLVHSKFYTPVEAGDETRMAAIHKRLQSFKGKKNPR
- the cymR gene encoding cysteine metabolism transcriptional regulator CymR, giving the protein MKISTKGRYGLTVIVELGRKYGEGPVPLRKIAEEQNLSEAYLEQLIPPLRNSGMVKSVRGAYGGYKLAKDPSEIMAGDVIRLLEGPIQLVEGLDDDDIPQRELWKRIGDAIRGVLDHTTIRDLIEFEDTSTADEYMFYI
- a CDS encoding cysteine desulfurase family protein → MKPAIYLDYAATTPMHPAVLERFTTALHDTYGNPSSTHQFGRHAKKVLEEARKTLASSIHAFPNEIIITSGGTEADNLAIFGYVQSLNTDGKHIITTEIEHHAVLNPCKQLESQGYKVTYLSPDRNGVITAQQVQDALTDETILVSVMFGNNEVGTIQPIAEIGELLSTHPAAFHTDAVQAYGTCQLDVEELQVDFLSVSAHKVNGPKGVGFLYQRNGKLLSSQVLGGSQEKKRRAGTENVPAILAFAEAVSIAEQTKLEKQTTYSMYKQKMADVFETNQIDFQPTIPHAVESLPHIYHVSFPGTDVETFLMSLDLEGVAVSSGSACTAGSFEPSHVVTAMFGTESDKARNSIRISFGYDLDESIIEEAANRIAKVVKRLVK
- the mnmA gene encoding tRNA 2-thiouridine(34) synthase MnmA; amino-acid sequence: MTTKKAPADTRVVIGMSGGVDSSVAALLLKQQGYEVIGIFMKNWDDTDESGHCTATEDFEDVRSVCDQIGIPYYSVNFEKQYWDKVFTYFLDEYKKGRTPNPDVMCNKEIKFKAFLEHAKSLGADYLATGHYAQVVERENGVAMLRGVDNNKDQTYFLNQLTQEQLQQVMFPLGHMEKSEVREIAEQAGLATAKKKDSTGICFIGERNFKEFLGEYLPARPGEMQTMDGVKMGKHDGLMYHTIGQRHGLGIGGAGEPWFAVGKDLERNVLLVEQGFYHDTLFSTSLQATDMNICSPKELPETFTCTAKFRYRQPDTKVTVQLSGDEAIVTFDEPVRAVTPGQAVVLYDGDECLGGGTINEVFKDGKKLTYVG
- a CDS encoding tetratricopeptide repeat protein, whose amino-acid sequence is MSIHQNAIKEMQEGNYEKAIELFMKAVEENPEEPTGYINIGNIFASLGDAEQAEPFFQKALTLDENAGTAFYGLANLYYNQERFEEAAKLYEKAINTGLDSADAYFMLGKSMEQAGNDRLALPYLQRAVELNQDDQEIALSYGILLAKLELFKEAKPVFEAILAVTPDHADTHYNLGVLYAVSTEDKATALSHLEQAFIAEPDHTQARYLFDMIKLGEQGE
- a CDS encoding ATP-dependent RecD-like DNA helicase, whose product is MSETAPYLIGRPVVTIFHNTTNLFSIVKLKVTSTNTDYRDSEIVIKGSFPPLVAEEDYKFTGRLVNHPVHGQQFDVQTFSKELPATEAGLILYLSGDLFPGIGKKTASDIVKTLGNNVIQKVLEDRSVLDQIPRLSDERKDTLVSVLQENLGLERTMVQLNEWGFGPQVAMRIYQAYQDDAITILTENPYRLIKEIEGIGFQRADDLAKQLGLVGDHPARIKAAVYYSVHSEVQSAGHVYVESGVILPQAKQLLESSQAHIISYESITQAVIELVEEGTLSAEMQRLYLPSLYFSEIGIAAKVNKILENEVAEQFPASEIRKAIGEIEERLEVQYAETQVEAIERALHSSLLVLTGGPGTGKTTVIRGLVEAYAELHGISLDLDEYARKKEPFPIILAAPTGRAAKRMSESTGLPAMTIHRLLGFTGQDAEEETEREVDGNLIIIDETSMVDTWLMHQLLKAVRNDAQLLFVGDQDQLPSVGPGQVLHDFMQSGKIPVVELTDIFRQSEGSTIIEMAHMIKQKEWTMDVTKKTSDRSFIKASSDQILPAVKQIIQNATSKGHSIKDIQVLAPMYKGPAGIDGLNKMIQEVTNPPAEGRKEMVFGETTYRVGDKVLQLVNQPESNVFNGDMGEVVAIMLAKETTDKKAIMVVSYDGNEVQYERSDLNQLTLAYCCSIHKSQGSEFPIVVMPIVRSQRKMLRRNLLYTGITRAKNFLILCGEAEEFKAGIARTDETERQTTLQERITGETQEVQTTQTVETISLDTAPAKVTAEPQDMSQAKLTMDNFTAIDPLIGMNNVSPLDFLEVTD